A window of Phyllopteryx taeniolatus isolate TA_2022b chromosome 19, UOR_Ptae_1.2, whole genome shotgun sequence contains these coding sequences:
- the LOC133469779 gene encoding sodium-dependent neutral amino acid transporter B(0)AT2-like, producing the protein MLLQLRSPFSGSVDQLAVHNWACLFMEKQLSEAEAHCQEDNQDATEPEARAGWNSKIEYFLAQVGFSVGLGNVWRFPYLCHQNGGGSFLLLYVLMMLVVGIPLFFLELAAGQAIRQGSIGVWKSISPRLVGIGYSSCVVCFFVALYYNVILAWSLFYLGNSFQSPLPWTTCPEEANVTLYKCQANSTTSYFWYRKALDISDSINDTGSFNPYIVGCLLAAWTVVCLGMFKGIKSSVKVMYFSSIFPYVVLFCFLVRGLLLDGALEGITYMFYPKMELWANMQVWRQAATQVFFALGLGFGSIIAYSSYNPKSNNCHRDAYTVSFINFFTSVLATLVVFAVLGFRANKIVLECVVRNLKLLLVQAQSGDVDQSMLPSFNHSDPGSFGLEAYRSWFAQHKSHLPDNISECDLEKEMQKGVQGTGLVFIVFTEAMSLLPGSPFWSALFFLMLLNLGLSTMFGTMEGILAPLTDRFKTLANNKTKFTVLSCLIGFLIGLLFTQRCGNYFVMMFDDYSATLPLIIVVVFENFSVSWLYGADRFLDDIEGMLGWRPSAVYKYLWKYICQPAMLALLGATSIRMFINAPTYMEWHQETVSERAVPYPGWALAVLASLIIFAMLPVPLGFVYTLVQDRNRARSGGIAADEYRIVSTKSETPMADVSNVNQWSGDAASA; encoded by the exons ATGTTGCTTCAATTGCGTTCTCCTTTCTCTGGCTCGGTCGACCAGCTCGCTGTCCATAATTGGGCCTGCCTGTTT ATGGAGAAGCAGCTCTCGGAGGCGGAGGCGCACTGTCAAGAAGATAACCAAGACGCCACTGAGCCTGAAGCCCGAGCAGGCTGGAACAGTAAAATCGAGTACTTTTTGGCTCAAGTGGGTTTCAGCGTTGGGCTTGGCAACGTCTGGAGGTTTCCGTATTTGTGCCATCAAAATGGAGGAG GATCTTTTTTGTTGCTCTATGTGCTGATGATGCTGGTTGTGGGTATTCCCTTGTTCTTCCTGGAGCTGGCTGCCGGTCAGGCCATCCGGCAGGGAAGCATCGGCGTGTGGAAGTCCATCTCCCCACGGCTTGTAGGGATTGGCTACTCCAGCTGTGTG GTCTGCTTCTTTGTGGCTCTCTACTACAACGTAATCCTCGCATGGAGCCTTTTCTACCTCGGCAACTCCTTTCAGTCCCCTTTACCTTGGACAACGTGTCCAGAGGAGGCGAACGTGACGC TTTACAAATGTCAGGCCAACTCCACGACGTCCTACTTTTGGTACCGCAAAGCGTTGGACATCAGCGACTCCATCAACGACACGGGCTCGTTCAACCCGTACATCGTCGGATGTCTGCTGGCCGCCTGGACCGTCGTGTGCCTGGGAATGTTCAAGGGGATCAAGAGCTCCGTCAAG GTGATGTATTTCTCCTCCATCTTTCCCTACGTGGTGCTGTTCTGCTTCCTTGTGCGAGGTCTTCTCCTTGACGGGGCCTTGGAAGGAATCACCTACATGTTCTACCCCAAG ATGGAGCTCTGGGCCAATATGCAGGTGTGGCGCCAGGCGGCCACCCAGGTCTTCTTCGCTCTGGGCTTGGGCTTCGGATCCATTATCGCTTATTCGTCCTACAACCCCAAGAGCAACAACTGCCACCGCGATGCCTACACCGTGTCGTTCATCAATTTCTTCACATCAGTGCTTGCCACCCTGGTGGTGTTCGCCGTGCTCGGCTTCCGTGCCAATAAGATTGTCTTGGAGTGTGTTGTGAG GAACCTGAAGCTGCTGTTGGTGCAGGCCCAAAGCGGTGATGTGGACCAAAGCATGTTGCCAAGCTTCAACCACTCGGACCCGGGCTCTTTCGGCCTGGAGGCGTACAGGAGCTGGTTCGCACAACACAAAAGCCACCTCCCAGACAACATATCTGAGTGCGACCTGGAAAAGGAGATGCAgaag ggTGTGCAGGGGACGGGCCTCGTTTTCATCGTCTTCACCGAGGCCATGTCTTTGTTGCCCGGTAGTCCCTTTTGGTCTGCGCTCTTCTTCCTCATGCTGCTCAACTTGGGCCTCAGCACCATGTTCGGCACCATGGAAGGCATCCTGGCCCCGCTCACGGACCGCTTCAAGACTCTGGCGAACAACAAGACCAAATTCACAG TTTTGAGCTGCCTCATCGGCTTCCTGATTGGCCTGCTGTTCACCCAACGCTGCGGGAACTACTTCGTCATGATGTTCGACGATTACTCAGCCACTTTGCCTCTCATCATCGTGGTGGTGTTTGAGAATTTCAGCGTGTCTTGGCTATATGGCGCCGACAG GTTTCTGGACGACATCGAGGGGATGCTGGGTTGGCGTCCGTCTGCGGTCTACAAGTACCTGTGGAAGTACATTTGCCAGCCGGCCATGTTGGCACTGCTCGGAGCTACGAGCATTCGCATGTTCATCAATGCGCCAACTTACATGGAGTGGCATCAAGAGACG GTTTCTGAGCGGGCGGTGCCATACCCGGGCTGGGCTCTGGCCGTCTTAGCCTCGCTCATCATATTTGCCATGTTGCCCGTCCCGCTGGGCTTCGTCTACACTCTTGTCCAGGACAGGAACAGGGCTCGCTCCGGCGGGATAGCGGCGGACGAGTACAGAATTGTCAGCACCAAGAGTGAAACCCCCATGGCcgatgtgtcgaacgtcaaccagTGGAGCGGGGACGCGGCTTCAGCCTAA